A genomic stretch from Juglans microcarpa x Juglans regia isolate MS1-56 chromosome 3S, Jm3101_v1.0, whole genome shotgun sequence includes:
- the LOC121257833 gene encoding benzyl alcohol O-benzoyltransferase-like, with protein MAAPTQSLVFTVRRCKPEFIAPAKPTPHEFKQLSDIDDQEAFRFQAPVIQFYRHDPSMQGRDPVKVIREALAQTLVLYYPFAGRLREGPGRKLVVECTSEGVLFIEADADVTLEQFGDALRPPFPCLEELLFDLPGSGGVLHCPLLLIQVTRLKCGGFIFALRLNHTMSDAAGLVQFMTAVGEVARGERAPSVLPVWQRHLLNARDPACLTCTHREYDEVIDTKGTGIITQLEDMACRSFFLGRTEVSAIRRFVPHHLSQSTTFEVIMACLWRCRTIALQFDRNMEVRMMSLVSARGKFNPPLPSGYYGNVFAYPAAVTTAGKLCENTNLGYPLELVRKAKKEVNEEYMRSVADLMVIRGRPVLTVVGSFVVSDVTRAGFGNVDFGWGKPAYGGPAECFIRSIPRTGSFYIPCKNSKGEEGIAVGVCLPAPAMEIFVKELDYFLKNMPESGKKSTFNASKL; from the exons ATGGCAGCACCAACTCAGTCTCTGGTATTCACAGTACGAAGGTGCAAGCCCGAGTTCATTGCTCCAGCTAAGCCCACACCCCACGAGTTCAAACAACTTTCTGATATCGACGATCAAGAGGCTTTCCGATTTCAAGCCCCGGTGATACAATTTTATAGACACGATCCCTCGATGCAAGGGAGAGACCCTGTGAAAGTCATCAGAGAGGCACTTGCTCAAACACTTGTGCTTTACTACCCATTTGCAGGTAGGCTTAGAGAAGGGCCTGGAAGGAAACTTGTAGTAGAATGCACTAGTGAGGGTGTCCTATTTATCGAGGCAGATGCCGATGTTACACTTGAGCAGTTTGGTGATGCTCTTCGACCTCCATTCCCGTGCTTGGAGGAGCTTCTTTTTGACCTTCCAGGCTCTGGAGGGGTTCTTCATTGCCCATTACTACTTATTCAG GTGACGCGGCTCAAATGCGGCGGGTTCATCTTCGCACTACGCCTCAACCACACGATGAGCGATGCCGCTGGTCTGGTCCAGTTCATGACAGCCGTGGGCGAGGTGGCGCGGGGGGAGCGCGCCCCTTCCGTCTTACCCGTATGGCAGAGACATCTCTTAAATGCGAGGGACCCAGCATGCTTGACATGCACGCACCGCGAGTACGACGAGGTGATCGACACCAAGGGTACTGGCATCATCACCCAGCTCGAGGACATGGCTTGCCGCTCCTTCTTTCTCGGCCGTACCGAGGTGTCTGCCATCCGTAGGTTTGTGCCGCATCACCTGAGCCAGTCCACCACCTTTGAGGTGATCATGGCATGCCTTTGGCGATGCCGCACCATCGCACTCCAGTTCGACCGCAACATGGAGGTGCGCATGATGTCCCTCGTCAGCGCGCGTGGCAAGTTCAATCCTCCGTTACCGAGCGGTTACTACGGCAACGTTTTTGCGTATCCAGCAGCAGTAACGACTGCCGGAAAGCTCTGTGAGAACACTAATTTGGGTTATCCTTTGGAATTGGTGAGGAAGGCAAAAAAAGAAGTGAACGAGGAGTATATGCGGTCGGTGGCAGATCTAATGGTGATCAGAGGCAGGCCAGTCCTAACGGTGGTGGGGTCATTCGTTGTGTCGGATGTGACACGTGCCGGGTTTGGAAACGTGGACTTTGGGTGGGGCAAGCCAGCTTATGGTGGACCAGCCGAATGTTTTATAAGAAGTATTCCTAGAACGGGGAGCTTCTATATTCCTTGTAAGAACAGTAAGGGAGAGGAAGGGATAGCCGTGGGAGTTTGCTTGCCAGCCCCAGCAATGGAAATATTCGTCAAGGAGTTGGATTACTTTCTGAAAAACATGCCGGAGAGTGGCAAGAAATCCACTTTTAATGCGTCTAAACTGTAA